One region of Pueribacillus theae genomic DNA includes:
- a CDS encoding cytochrome C assembly family protein, with translation MIDWIYEITIILYAISLLGYFIDFLQNNRKANRFAFWLLSIVWALQTLIFVVYFFDLNRYPILTPFEGFYFVTWMIITLSLIINWFSRIDFFVFFANMIGFLMMSLHFFSPKSELSPLITATLTTELFLMHIAMAFLSYAAFTLSFVFAVMYVIQYEMLKNKKSIKRLGRFGSLTELERMSFFFAMVGVPLLSLSIIWGGIWGHLTIDQFNYLDAKVITSIMVVIGYCFFLYAKVVKNTQGKSLSFINIVAFLLLLINIFLSRSFSEFHWW, from the coding sequence ATGATCGATTGGATTTATGAAATAACGATTATCCTCTATGCTATTTCTTTACTCGGGTATTTTATAGATTTTTTGCAAAACAACCGGAAGGCAAACCGCTTTGCTTTCTGGTTGCTTTCTATTGTATGGGCTTTGCAAACTTTGATTTTTGTCGTCTATTTTTTTGATTTAAATCGTTATCCAATATTAACCCCCTTTGAAGGGTTTTATTTCGTCACTTGGATGATTATTACGCTGTCTTTAATCATTAACTGGTTTTCTCGTATTGATTTTTTCGTTTTCTTTGCGAATATGATCGGATTTTTAATGATGTCGCTTCACTTTTTTTCTCCTAAGAGCGAATTATCCCCTTTAATAACGGCGACGTTGACGACAGAGTTGTTTCTTATGCACATTGCAATGGCTTTTTTATCTTATGCGGCGTTTACGCTCTCTTTCGTATTTGCAGTCATGTATGTTATTCAGTATGAAATGCTTAAAAATAAGAAAAGCATTAAACGGCTAGGCAGGTTCGGAAGTTTAACCGAGCTTGAAAGAATGTCATTTTTCTTTGCAATGGTTGGTGTGCCGCTATTGTCGCTAAGCATTATATGGGGTGGGATTTGGGGCCATCTCACAATAGACCAATTCAATTATTTGGATGCTAAAGTTATCACGTCTATTATGGTAGTCATCGGATACTGCTTCTTTTTATATGCGAAAGTAGTGAAAAATACTCAAGGCAAAAGCCTTTCATTTATAAACATTGTGGCTTTTTTATTATTATTAATCAATATTTTTCTATCACGCTCATTTTCAGAATTTCATTGGTGGTAA
- the hemA gene encoding glutamyl-tRNA reductase, protein MHILVLSLNHKTAPIHIREKMAFQDEELPRALSVLRHTKSILECVIVSTCNRTEVYVVSDQLHTGRYYTKAFLADWFSLDKEMFTPYLTIRENEACIEHLFRVTCGLDSMVLGETQILGQVRDYFMLAQDEGTTGTIFNELFKQAVTLAKKAHYETGIDESAVSVSYAAVHLAKTIFGNLKNKKVLIVGAGETGELTAKNLRGNGVKQITVMNRTFERAQRLAKQLKGQAMSFHELQKAMTDCDIIISSTGSKEYVVTNSIVQPALKKRKGRPLFMIDIAVPRDLDPEIDKNESVFLYNIDDLKHIVEENLKERKKVAEKIELMVEEAVVEFQSWLNTLGVVPMISALRTKALAIQSETMASIERKLPDLSEREIKVLRKHTKSIVNQLLRDPILGLKEMAAEPKAEEAMEMFVRIFAIQEEVEKEKEKQQVQFEKKNETTEKKKLASVGTLKELPLRP, encoded by the coding sequence TTGCACATTCTTGTACTTAGCTTAAACCATAAAACAGCCCCAATTCATATACGGGAGAAGATGGCTTTTCAAGACGAAGAATTGCCTCGAGCACTATCAGTACTGCGCCATACGAAAAGCATTTTAGAATGTGTGATTGTATCAACGTGCAACCGTACTGAGGTATATGTCGTAAGTGATCAGCTTCACACAGGCCGCTATTATACGAAGGCATTTTTAGCTGACTGGTTTTCGCTTGATAAAGAGATGTTCACACCTTACTTAACGATACGCGAAAATGAAGCATGCATTGAGCATTTGTTTAGGGTCACCTGTGGGCTCGACTCCATGGTGTTGGGTGAGACACAAATCCTCGGGCAAGTTCGTGACTATTTTATGTTGGCGCAAGATGAAGGCACAACAGGGACGATTTTCAATGAACTCTTTAAACAAGCAGTGACACTGGCTAAAAAGGCGCATTATGAAACTGGGATTGATGAGTCAGCCGTCTCCGTCAGCTATGCAGCCGTTCACCTTGCAAAGACGATTTTTGGGAATTTAAAGAACAAGAAAGTACTGATTGTCGGAGCAGGCGAAACGGGTGAATTAACGGCTAAAAATTTACGAGGTAACGGTGTAAAACAAATAACGGTTATGAATCGCACGTTCGAAAGGGCTCAACGGCTCGCTAAGCAACTGAAAGGGCAAGCGATGTCATTTCATGAACTTCAAAAGGCAATGACCGACTGTGATATAATCATTAGCTCGACCGGATCAAAGGAATACGTCGTAACGAATAGCATTGTCCAGCCTGCCTTAAAGAAGCGTAAAGGTCGGCCTTTATTCATGATTGATATTGCCGTTCCCAGAGACCTCGATCCCGAAATTGACAAAAACGAAAGCGTCTTTTTGTACAATATTGACGATTTAAAACATATCGTTGAAGAGAACTTAAAGGAACGCAAAAAAGTAGCAGAAAAAATTGAATTAATGGTTGAAGAAGCTGTTGTAGAATTTCAATCTTGGTTAAACACGCTTGGCGTTGTTCCGATGATCTCCGCGTTAAGGACAAAAGCACTCGCCATTCAATCGGAAACGATGGCAAGTATCGAGCGTAAGCTTCCCGATTTATCCGAAAGAGAAATAAAAGTGTTAAGAAAGCATACGAAAAGCATTGTAAACCAGCTTCTAAGAGATCCTATTTTAGGATTGAAGGAAATGGCTGCAGAGCCAAAGGCTGAAGAAGCAATGGAAATGTTTGTAAGAATCTTTGCGATTCAGGAAGAAGTTGAGAAGGAAAAAGAAAAGCAGCAGGTACAGTTTGAGAAAAAAAATGAAACAACCGAAAAAAAGAAGCTAGCTTCTGTTGGAACATTGAAAGAATTGCCGCTTCGCCCCTAG
- a CDS encoding MFS transporter encodes MPGSYTSPTGLKGLFKKEAKRRELTKYPVGRYRIFLLAVVVFANIIASYEGNLAPIVPMLLEELNITAAIYGQLNVIPIIVTALVSLFVGVYADRWGRSIIVLMGVFLTAIFIFLLAGITTIQGFLIIKILLGIVDGLAFAPIAGLVRDFSPQMGRGVAYAFWTLGPVGGPFIANFIASWTLPIFGTWQSQLYIMGTICVMFWIVILVCLRDLSPELRSKIYVSEPKEGEAAEKHQDKGESISQKTGLKGIFSHPVIWIQPIGIVIFLPIYFTMIVYGPLFFTEVYNVTTAEGSKFTMYYWLGTFIGLFLAGGISDRIGLRKICTLVGALSAIIFNPIWIIWGMSASTNLGLVGVFSFLAGFTGAAAYSPWMAMYSENLESVNPNIQATGWGFYGLVTRLAALLVALLAPVVVETTGSWKSWFMIAEIGMICYLIFPFLAIGQLFPTKVSVPPAEKAQ; translated from the coding sequence ATGCCCGGTTCATACACATCCCCGACAGGCTTGAAAGGTTTATTTAAAAAGGAGGCAAAAAGAAGAGAGTTAACGAAGTATCCAGTAGGCCGTTATCGAATTTTTCTTTTAGCGGTTGTTGTGTTTGCAAATATCATTGCCAGCTATGAAGGGAACCTTGCACCGATCGTACCGATGTTACTGGAAGAATTAAATATTACGGCAGCCATTTACGGCCAATTAAATGTCATCCCGATCATTGTAACTGCTTTAGTTTCATTATTTGTCGGTGTGTACGCTGACCGTTGGGGACGATCGATTATCGTTCTGATGGGCGTTTTTCTTACAGCGATTTTTATCTTTTTATTAGCGGGCATTACGACGATACAAGGGTTTTTAATTATTAAAATTTTACTGGGCATTGTAGATGGCTTAGCATTTGCGCCAATCGCTGGACTTGTACGCGATTTCTCACCCCAAATGGGGAGAGGAGTTGCTTATGCATTTTGGACGTTAGGACCTGTAGGCGGTCCATTTATTGCGAACTTTATTGCTTCATGGACATTGCCGATTTTCGGCACGTGGCAATCGCAATTGTACATTATGGGCACGATTTGTGTGATGTTTTGGATTGTGATTCTCGTTTGTTTGCGTGATTTATCACCTGAACTCAGGTCGAAAATATATGTTTCTGAACCGAAGGAAGGCGAGGCAGCAGAAAAGCATCAAGATAAAGGGGAATCGATTTCTCAAAAAACGGGGTTAAAAGGGATATTTTCTCACCCTGTAATTTGGATACAGCCAATAGGTATTGTGATTTTTTTGCCAATTTATTTCACTATGATTGTCTACGGGCCATTGTTTTTTACTGAAGTGTACAATGTTACGACGGCTGAAGGTTCGAAATTTACGATGTATTATTGGCTCGGAACTTTCATTGGATTGTTTTTGGCAGGTGGGATATCTGATCGAATAGGATTAAGGAAAATCTGTACACTAGTCGGTGCTTTATCAGCTATTATTTTCAATCCAATCTGGATCATTTGGGGAATGAGCGCATCAACAAACTTAGGCTTAGTTGGGGTCTTTTCGTTTTTGGCTGGCTTTACGGGTGCTGCAGCCTACTCCCCATGGATGGCGATGTATTCAGAGAACCTTGAATCGGTGAATCCGAATATTCAAGCGACGGGATGGGGTTTTTATGGTTTGGTTACAAGGCTTGCCGCATTGTTAGTCGCTTTGTTGGCCCCCGTCGTCGTCGAAACGACAGGAAGTTGGAAATCGTGGTTTATGATTGCTGAAATTGGTATGATATGTTACTTAATCTTTCCATTTCTAGCAATCGGACAATTATTCCCTACAAAAGTTTCTGTTCCTCCTGCTGAAAAAGCCCAATAA
- a CDS encoding SCP2 sterol-binding domain-containing protein: protein MNHELFSVEWVEQVEKEMKKGPSLERKNSVEPNYWNWIENCKKNLNIKLALVMKNDDGQNDRYAYFNIKEGEVVNGYIGTFEERGSADVVLSGTKADWIEVIEGPRNLTQNMMYRKIKLAQGNIHFFFRNIYYFVELLRCGLRVPIQEKLTSS from the coding sequence ATGAATCACGAACTTTTTAGCGTTGAATGGGTAGAACAAGTTGAAAAAGAAATGAAAAAAGGCCCTTCCCTAGAACGTAAAAACAGTGTTGAGCCCAATTATTGGAACTGGATTGAAAATTGTAAAAAAAATTTAAATATAAAGCTTGCTCTTGTCATGAAAAATGATGATGGACAAAATGACCGTTATGCCTATTTCAATATTAAAGAAGGCGAAGTTGTAAATGGTTATATTGGGACATTTGAGGAAAGAGGTTCGGCAGATGTTGTCTTATCTGGAACGAAAGCGGATTGGATCGAAGTGATTGAAGGCCCGCGGAATCTTACTCAGAATATGATGTACCGTAAAATAAAACTAGCCCAAGGAAATATTCATTTCTTTTTTCGGAATATTTACTATTTTGTAGAACTGCTACGCTGTGGGCTTCGCGTTCCCATCCAAGAAAAGCTAACATCATCTTAA
- a CDS encoding ribonucleotide-diphosphate reductase subunit beta produces the protein MVNFEKIDRVDIESLHHDFNVDHLLDYIHDGLRKIDKNYPLDLYYKYEKQRWQIQELDFKQDKIDWNEKLTEGQRKAFLSIASGFHHGERQVAVDVIPMISAMPTDEHKVFLSSHLEDESRHTIFFDRFYREAVGIEAENMMETLDKSFDFMSETFIGAFGFLAYLVDQIRVNPDDKRLLVSALTNYQLWIEGVLALSVMKLTLSFCKNNNVLPGFHKGFLATTRDESRHVQFGMRLLKELIHNDSKLTTIVYDTVTTMLTLSSTFTQKVDYSMLGYERDMIRNVMMTNLKKKFNMIGLPIPEELQDKIRAIEPEAAAGG, from the coding sequence ATGGTTAATTTTGAAAAGATTGACCGAGTGGATATTGAATCGTTGCATCATGATTTCAATGTCGACCATCTGCTTGATTATATTCATGATGGTCTAAGAAAAATAGACAAAAATTACCCACTTGATCTTTATTACAAGTATGAAAAGCAACGATGGCAAATCCAAGAGCTGGATTTTAAACAAGATAAAATTGACTGGAATGAAAAATTAACAGAAGGGCAGCGAAAAGCTTTTTTAAGCATTGCTTCCGGATTTCACCACGGTGAAAGACAAGTAGCCGTAGATGTCATTCCAATGATTTCAGCAATGCCGACAGATGAGCATAAAGTCTTTCTATCAAGCCATTTGGAAGATGAGTCGAGGCATACCATTTTCTTCGATCGGTTTTACCGGGAAGCAGTCGGAATTGAAGCTGAGAATATGATGGAAACCCTCGATAAATCATTTGATTTTATGAGTGAAACATTTATTGGAGCGTTCGGTTTTTTAGCTTATCTTGTTGATCAAATTCGTGTAAACCCGGATGATAAACGATTGCTCGTTTCTGCTTTAACAAATTATCAACTTTGGATCGAAGGCGTTTTGGCATTGAGCGTCATGAAACTCACCCTTAGCTTTTGCAAAAATAATAATGTTCTTCCTGGCTTTCATAAAGGGTTTTTGGCTACAACACGTGACGAATCACGCCATGTTCAATTTGGGATGAGATTGTTGAAAGAATTGATTCATAATGATTCGAAATTAACAACGATTGTCTACGATACGGTTACAACAATGTTAACGTTGAGCAGTACATTTACTCAAAAGGTTGATTACTCGATGCTCGGGTACGAAAGAGATATGATCAGAAATGTCATGATGACGAATCTTAAAAAGAAATTTAATATGATTGGACTTCCTATTCCGGAAGAATTACAGGATAAAATTCGGGCGATTGAGCCAGAGGCTGCGGCTGGAGGATGA
- the yihA gene encoding ribosome biogenesis GTP-binding protein YihA/YsxC, with product MKVVEAEIVTSAVKPHQYPELNVPEIALAGRSNVGKSSFINKMINRRNLARTSQKPGKTQTLNFYLINQELCFVDVPGYGYAKVSKADREAWGRMIETYFLEREPLRGAILIVDMRHEPTKDDIAMYDWFKHFEIPVIVIATKADKIPKGKRQKHLKQVKVTLNMDPDDVLLSFSAETGEGKDAVWQSIKKLVY from the coding sequence ATGAAAGTCGTTGAAGCAGAGATCGTGACAAGTGCTGTCAAGCCTCATCAATATCCGGAACTTAATGTTCCGGAAATAGCACTTGCCGGCCGTTCGAATGTAGGAAAGTCTTCCTTTATCAACAAAATGATAAACAGAAGGAATCTCGCAAGAACGTCGCAGAAGCCTGGGAAAACGCAAACGTTAAATTTTTATTTAATCAACCAAGAATTGTGCTTTGTCGACGTCCCAGGGTATGGCTATGCGAAAGTATCCAAAGCGGATCGAGAAGCCTGGGGACGAATGATTGAAACCTACTTTTTGGAACGGGAACCGCTGCGTGGGGCGATCTTAATCGTAGATATGCGCCACGAACCGACAAAAGACGATATTGCTATGTATGATTGGTTTAAACATTTTGAGATTCCGGTTATCGTTATCGCTACAAAAGCGGATAAAATTCCAAAAGGAAAACGTCAAAAACACTTAAAACAAGTGAAAGTTACATTAAACATGGATCCTGATGATGTGCTTCTTTCTTTTTCGGCTGAAACAGGTGAAGGGAAGGATGCTGTGTGGCAATCCATTAAAAAGCTAGTTTATTAA
- the lon gene encoding endopeptidase La, translated as MSKQEIRIPILPLRGLLVYPSMVIHLDVGREKSVQALESVMLGDQFIFLTAQKESALEQPEETDIYKMGTYAKVKQMLKLPNGTIRVLVEGIQRGRITNFTETEQYFEADVELIEEHASKDAEEEALMRTVLDLFEQYIKLSNKVSAETLASVQDVEEPGRLADVIASHLTLKVQEKQQILDAENVKERLNVLIQILNNEKKILDIEKKIGQRVKRSMEKTQKEYYLREQMKAIQKELGEKEGKAGEVADLREKIESIGMPEHMKETALKELERYEKIPSSSAESGVVRNYLDWLIQLPWTKATEDRLDVQYTEEVLNEDHYGLTKVKERVLEYIAVQQLSKSLQGPILCLAGPPGVGKTSLARSIAKALNRNFVRISLGGVRDEAEIRGHRRTYVGAMPGRIIQGMKKAGTINPVFLLDEIDKMANDFRGDPSAALLEVLDPEQNSTFSDHFIEEPYDLSNVMFITTANNIGAVPGPLLDRMEVISIAGYTEVEKTYIAKDHLIPRQLEKHGMEKKMLQIREGSIVKLIRQYTREAGVRNLERQIASLCRKAAKQIITTGKKKVIITENNLEEFLGKPIFRYGQAEEEDQVGSATGLAYTPSGGDTLSIEVSIYPGKGKLILTGSLGDVMKESAQAAFSYIRSRAEQLKIDADFHDKNDIHIHVPEGATPKDGPSAGITIATSIVSALTGIPVKKEVGMTGEITLRGRVLPIGGLKEKSLSAHRAGLTTILFPKDNEKDLDDIPESVRKDLTFIPVSHLDEVLQYALNRGEKQ; from the coding sequence ATGTCAAAACAAGAAATTAGAATTCCAATATTGCCCTTAAGAGGATTGCTTGTCTATCCATCGATGGTTATCCACCTTGATGTTGGGCGTGAAAAATCTGTTCAAGCGCTTGAATCAGTTATGTTAGGGGATCAATTTATATTTTTGACGGCTCAAAAAGAAAGTGCTTTAGAACAGCCGGAAGAAACAGATATATACAAAATGGGAACATATGCAAAAGTAAAACAAATGCTTAAACTTCCGAATGGGACGATTCGTGTACTTGTTGAAGGCATCCAACGAGGGAGAATAACGAATTTTACAGAGACCGAACAATATTTTGAAGCGGATGTGGAACTGATTGAAGAACATGCTTCAAAAGATGCTGAAGAAGAAGCACTCATGAGAACGGTCTTGGATCTTTTTGAACAATATATCAAGCTCTCAAATAAAGTATCGGCAGAAACGTTGGCATCGGTTCAAGATGTTGAAGAACCGGGGCGTTTAGCAGACGTTATTGCTTCACATCTAACATTAAAGGTTCAAGAAAAACAACAAATATTAGATGCCGAAAATGTAAAAGAAAGATTAAACGTCTTAATACAAATCTTAAACAACGAGAAAAAGATTCTTGATATCGAGAAGAAAATTGGGCAACGTGTAAAACGTTCAATGGAAAAAACACAAAAAGAGTATTATTTGCGTGAACAGATGAAGGCAATCCAAAAAGAGCTTGGAGAAAAAGAAGGAAAAGCGGGAGAGGTTGCTGACTTAAGAGAAAAAATCGAATCAATTGGAATGCCTGAACATATGAAAGAGACAGCATTAAAGGAGCTTGAACGGTATGAAAAAATTCCGTCCAGTTCAGCTGAAAGCGGGGTTGTACGCAATTATCTTGACTGGCTAATCCAATTGCCATGGACAAAAGCAACAGAGGACAGGCTTGATGTCCAGTATACGGAAGAGGTTCTGAATGAAGATCACTACGGATTAACAAAAGTCAAAGAACGTGTGCTTGAATATATCGCCGTTCAACAGCTGTCAAAATCTTTACAAGGCCCGATCCTCTGTCTTGCAGGCCCCCCAGGGGTTGGAAAAACCTCGCTTGCCCGCTCCATCGCAAAGGCCTTAAATCGAAATTTTGTCCGCATTTCACTTGGGGGCGTTCGTGACGAAGCTGAAATTCGAGGACACAGGCGGACATATGTAGGGGCAATGCCCGGAAGAATTATCCAAGGTATGAAAAAAGCTGGAACGATAAATCCTGTCTTTTTACTGGATGAAATTGATAAGATGGCAAATGATTTCAGGGGTGATCCTTCCGCTGCTTTGCTTGAAGTGCTCGATCCTGAGCAAAACAGTACGTTTAGTGATCATTTTATTGAAGAACCCTACGACTTATCGAATGTGATGTTTATTACAACTGCCAATAATATTGGGGCGGTTCCCGGACCCCTTTTGGATCGGATGGAAGTGATTAGCATTGCCGGCTACACTGAAGTTGAAAAAACTTATATTGCAAAAGATCATTTAATACCTAGGCAGCTTGAAAAACATGGGATGGAAAAAAAAATGCTGCAAATCCGCGAGGGCTCTATTGTTAAGCTGATTCGCCAATACACAAGAGAGGCTGGGGTCCGTAATCTTGAAAGACAAATTGCTTCGCTTTGCCGTAAAGCAGCAAAGCAAATCATAACAACTGGTAAAAAGAAAGTCATTATCACCGAGAATAACCTTGAAGAATTTCTTGGAAAACCAATCTTTCGATACGGACAAGCAGAAGAAGAAGACCAAGTGGGTTCAGCAACTGGCTTAGCTTATACCCCTTCTGGAGGGGATACGCTTTCCATTGAAGTGTCGATTTATCCCGGGAAAGGGAAATTGATTTTGACCGGAAGCCTTGGCGATGTCATGAAAGAGTCGGCGCAAGCGGCTTTCAGTTATATTCGTTCAAGGGCTGAACAGCTCAAAATAGACGCGGATTTTCATGATAAAAACGATATCCATATCCATGTTCCTGAAGGCGCGACACCAAAGGACGGCCCTTCAGCAGGAATTACAATTGCAACATCTATTGTGTCCGCATTAACCGGAATCCCTGTAAAAAAGGAAGTCGGCATGACAGGGGAAATTACCTTAAGAGGCCGGGTTCTTCCAATTGGAGGGCTAAAGGAAAAAAGCTTGAGCGCGCACAGGGCGGGGTTAACAACGATTCTTTTTCCGAAAGACAATGAAAAAGATCTTGATGATATTCCCGAAAGTGTAAGAAAAGATTTAACGTTTATTCCAGTTTCCCATCTTGACGAAGTCCTTCAGTATGCGTTAAATCGAGGGGAGAAGCAATGA